AAAAACATATATGTTCTTCCTCTTCAGAACCCCGACAGTATTTGAATAGTCGACCATCCGGAATCCGAGTATTGCAAAAATAAGTTTTGCAGGGTACAGTAATATATACAGTAATATATCTATTACCGATAAGATTTGCATCGCTGCCAGCCAGAGCAGAAAATGCCAGTATGGTTCTACTGTGTCCTCAAGTATTATCACCTCTTCTCCGTTAATTGAAGCTCCAAATTCGTCACCAGGGGCTGGACTTATTATATACTCCGTAGCTCTAGCTGTGGATATTAAGAGAAAAAAAAGTAAACAGGCGGTAAGCTTTTTTTCAAGCTTAGTGCTGGTAAACATTAAATGTATATTCTTCGGTCCCACTAACCGACTCTCCATAGGCTTTGAACTTCCAGCTTCCCTGTTCGACATATCCCTGAGAAGGGTTTATATTGAGACAGATCCTGTCCATTGATACTTTCCATCTATTCGTACTGTCACCCATGAGGGGTAAGAAATCCGAGCATATAAAGTTTCTCTCCAAGGTATCGAACAACCAATCTCAAGAATTCTTATAGAACTTTTTAATAAAATAAACTGTTTTGTCAGAAAAAAGATGTTGGCTGCCTTTCCCAGGATAATTTTTTTAAAAATGGAAAGATTATAAGGATATTTTACCATTCTCACCATTAGAATAAAATCGTAAATTTTATAAATTAGTTCTGAGAGAACTCAGGAGAAGCTACTTTCCGACTTATTTCATAGTTTGTGCTTACGATCTTCCGTGATCTTTATGATTGCAAGGGCTTTTACAGAAAAACTGTCTACACGCCCCTGCCCATTTTAGCTATTTTTCTTTCGAGATTCTTAAGCTAAAGACAAAACATTGATCTCAGCAGATTTGGAGTACACGCCCTACCAGATGCGATAGTGTTCCTTTTGTTTTTTACAGGATCAAATGCTCCCTGAAGTAAACAGGAATAAGTATACCTGATAAACAATAGACAGACCGACAGGAATACTAACCGCAAGAGTTGCATTTTTAATCGATATATTTCGTGCATGTAAAAGTGCGAACACCCAGATGTATGCAGACAGTAAGAGACATAGAATTCCAATTGTTTGCGAGGTATAGTACAGGGGGTTATTTGAAAATGTCTCCATCATATTTTCGGTAATAAGTTGCGGGTCCTGCAACGAAAAATCTGCAGAGGTTGTTAACCAGTACGTTATAACGACACCTATTAGACTGCTAAATATTTGCGGCACAAATCCATAACCTACAAACTCTAACGTTCTCTTGAAAGAACCTTTTGAATCAAATACATAAGATATTGCATATAAGATTCCACTCAGCAGGAACCAATAAAAAAATGTTCCAAATAACCCTCCGACAATAATGAAGAAAATTGTTGCAATTGAGAAATATGAACTCATATCAGAAGGAAACAATCCTCTGAATTGATTCATAGCCAGAAAACTTGAAACCATTGCAATTACAGCAATTACAAGTGTTATCAATACAGGATACTTAAAATTGACATCGTTTCTCGACTTTTCCCTGAAAAATGAATTAGGATCAAATAACAGATTATTTAGGTTTAGATTATTCATATTTTTCACACCATTGTAAGTCTTATGTAATAATTGCCATATTATTTATAAAGATTTCATATGTTAATCAGTTATTTAGATTTAACTTCATATTTTTGTTTATATCTTACAGCTTAAATCATAATCCATAATCCAAAAAATATAAACACAAATCCACTGATTTTTTTCAGATACATTTTATATGAACGAATCTGTTTGGACAGAGTATAGCCCCCTATCATGCCAACTCCAATAAAAGGTGTCAATACCCCTCCGCTGAAAGCAAGCAATAGAGCCAGATCATTAACAGTCCCGTTTGTAATAGTCTTGTTGAGCAGTACAAGAAGCATGGGAGCAGTGCAGGGAACTTTTACAAAAGAAAACAATATCCCAGAAATCCATAAGGGTATCTTTTCATTTAATAAACATGTATATACAGATAATAGAAAACTCAATTATCCGAATTCTGTTTGCGATGTGACCATTTTATTCCTAATACCAGAAATATCAGCAGTATTCCAAGAATTACGCTTCCTTTTAAAATGGGAAGAATAGGGCAGCCAAGTACAAGGTAACGTATAAAAATAAAAACACATGCAATTACGTAGAAAATCAGCAATCTCACAGGATCTTTTTGATTTGCTTTCCTTTCGCCATATATGATCTTTGAGAGTGAGACTCCGATAAATAATAAAAGCAAAATCCAGTATATCTGATCCATATTATAAACTAAAGAAGCATAAAGATAGGCGATATACAGAAGTATTGTAATAATTAGAAGACCCATATGTTCTCGAATTGACGAAGAAATATTAGTTTTTTCATCTTTATAGAGCTCTGTGACTTTTTTGTCGTGAGACTTTGAGCTCAAAATATGGGTAATTATAAAGGAAATATTATTGTTCTCAATTTGTT
The genomic region above belongs to Methanosarcina horonobensis HB-1 = JCM 15518 and contains:
- a CDS encoding YIP1 family protein, which produces MNNLNLNNLLFDPNSFFREKSRNDVNFKYPVLITLVIAVIAMVSSFLAMNQFRGLFPSDMSSYFSIATIFFIIVGGLFGTFFYWFLLSGILYAISYVFDSKGSFKRTLEFVGYGFVPQIFSSLIGVVITYWLTTSADFSLQDPQLITENMMETFSNNPLYYTSQTIGILCLLLSAYIWVFALLHARNISIKNATLAVSIPVGLSIVYQVYLFLFTSGSI
- a CDS encoding cytochrome c biogenesis protein CcdA, whose protein sequence is MFSFVKVPCTAPMLLVLLNKTITNGTVNDLALLLAFSGGVLTPFIGVGMIGGYTLSKQIRSYKMYLKKISGFVFIFFGLWIMI